The genomic region TCGCCGTGGGCTTTGCTCAGGCAATCGCGGGCGGTGTGGCAAATATCCATGTGACCGTTGATGCCCAGTACGGATTTGGAAATGACCCAAGTGTCGCGCGGGCGTTTGGTCAAGCGCAACACTCTTTCGCCTGGGTATGCTTGATTGGCCACATGATTTGCGTCGTCATCATTGGCTGCCCAAGTGATGATGATGTGTGCGTCGGTTTCAACCTCGAATAGGGGCATAGATGAATCCTCCCGTGGGCTAGACCTACCTGAGCGCCGCGCCTGCAACGAGAAG from Pirellulales bacterium harbors:
- a CDS encoding DUF6793 family protein, which gives rise to MPLFEVETDAHIIITWAANDDDANHVANQAYPGERVLRLTKRPRDTWVISKSVLGINGHMDICHTARDCLSKAHGDKVHAIRIYMHETGEDLDRARKVIESNMVMGW